A DNA window from Sphingopyxis macrogoltabida contains the following coding sequences:
- a CDS encoding MFS transporter — translation MSAAATAVPAPKRLPLWLKATHGLGSIAYGVKDNGFSTFLLLFYNQVIGLDAGIVGAAIMIALIADAFVDPVIGELTDRTRSRWGRRLPWLYGAPIPLAIAWMLLWSPPEMSDTMTVAWLIGLAIVVRSLVSMCEVPSVAIVPELTADYDERTAVMRFRFLFGWGGGLVILLLAYGVFFGGAKGLVDPDGYFPYALAGALMMSGAVLVSAAGQHRRIAVSNLADVKPAASLAHIVRDMRDTLSNRAFLWLVFAALFGYVNQGITFSMNNYLLSFFWRFTQGEMIAYVFLLFGTMIAAFILVAPMSARLGKRDGAIVAGAIALLVNSGIYFAWIQGFFPGLPGKPSVAAMFALVFVSNTFSIILMILSSSMMADVVEASQSETGRRSEGLFFAGFFFMQKCATGIGIFAAGLILSFAAFPANAKPGEVGDAVLGNLAAGYALAILVIGTLGLLVMRKFPISRADHEARLALLDDAARAEPDATGAHP, via the coding sequence GTGAGTGCTGCCGCCACGGCGGTGCCTGCACCCAAACGCCTGCCCCTCTGGCTGAAGGCGACGCACGGGCTCGGCAGCATCGCCTATGGCGTCAAGGACAACGGCTTTTCGACTTTCCTGCTGCTGTTCTACAATCAGGTGATCGGCCTCGACGCCGGCATCGTCGGCGCCGCGATCATGATCGCGCTGATCGCCGATGCCTTCGTCGACCCGGTGATCGGCGAGCTGACCGACCGCACGCGGAGCCGCTGGGGCCGCCGCCTGCCCTGGCTTTACGGCGCCCCGATCCCGCTCGCGATCGCGTGGATGCTGCTGTGGAGCCCGCCCGAAATGAGCGACACGATGACCGTCGCCTGGCTGATCGGGCTCGCGATCGTCGTCCGCTCGCTGGTGTCGATGTGCGAGGTGCCGTCGGTCGCGATTGTCCCCGAACTGACCGCCGATTACGACGAGCGCACCGCCGTCATGCGCTTTCGCTTCCTGTTCGGCTGGGGCGGCGGCCTCGTCATCCTGCTGCTGGCCTATGGCGTGTTCTTCGGCGGCGCCAAGGGGCTTGTCGATCCCGACGGTTATTTCCCCTATGCGCTCGCCGGGGCGCTGATGATGTCGGGGGCGGTGCTGGTGTCGGCCGCCGGGCAGCACCGGCGGATCGCGGTGTCGAACCTCGCCGACGTCAAGCCTGCCGCGAGCCTTGCCCATATCGTCCGCGACATGCGCGACACGCTGTCGAACCGTGCCTTCCTGTGGCTCGTGTTCGCGGCGCTGTTCGGATACGTCAATCAGGGCATCACCTTCTCGATGAACAATTATCTGCTGAGCTTCTTCTGGCGGTTCACGCAGGGCGAAATGATCGCCTATGTCTTCCTGCTGTTCGGGACGATGATCGCGGCCTTCATCCTCGTCGCGCCGATGTCCGCCCGGCTCGGCAAGCGCGACGGCGCGATCGTCGCCGGGGCGATCGCGCTGCTCGTCAACAGCGGCATCTATTTCGCGTGGATCCAGGGCTTTTTCCCTGGCCTGCCCGGCAAGCCGAGCGTCGCGGCGATGTTCGCGCTGGTCTTCGTCTCGAACACCTTCTCGATCATCCTGATGATCCTCTCCTCCTCGATGATGGCCGACGTCGTCGAAGCCTCGCAGAGCGAAACCGGCCGCCGGTCGGAGGGGCTGTTCTTCGCGGGCTTTTTCTTCATGCAGAAATGCGCGACCGGCATCGGTATCTTCGCCGCCGGGCTGATCCTGTCCTTCGCCGCCTTTCCGGCCAACGCCAAACCAGGCGAGGTCGGCGACGCGGTGCTCGGCAATCTGGCGGCGGGCTATGCGCTCGCGATCCTCGTCATCGGCACGCTGGGGCTGCTCGTGATGCGCAAATTCCCGATCTCGCGCGCCGACCACGAAGCGCGGCTGGCGCTGCTCGACGATGCAGCGCGCGCCGAGCCCGACGCGACGGGGGCGCATCCGTAA
- a CDS encoding acyl-CoA dehydrogenase family protein: protein MDFDLTDRQVYWRDRVRDFIERKIRPAVPTYKQQDAAGDRWKVIQIVEDLKAEAKEAGIWNLFMPPRSGAHHHVDETFEFEGPGLSNLEYALCAEEMGRVGFASEVFNCSAPDTGNMEVFHRYGTRAQKEKYLGRLMNGQIRSAFLMTEPRVASSDATNIETRIERDGDDYVINGTKWWSSGAGDPRCEVAIVMGKTDFAAKRHAQQSMVLMPLNAPGVNILRHLPVFGYDDAPHGHMEIELKDVRVNAEEAMLLGEGRGFEIAQGRLGPGRIHHCMRTIGVAEEAIAKMAKRLQSRVAFGRKVAEYSIWEHRLARARIDIEMTRLLCLKAADMMDKVGNKSAAAEIAMIKVQAPNMALKIIDDAIQAHGGAGVSEDFGLAQAYAHQRTLRLADGPDEVHERAIARIEFAKHSDASEPGFSSGDIGATR from the coding sequence ATGGACTTCGATCTCACCGACCGGCAGGTCTATTGGCGCGACCGGGTGCGCGATTTCATCGAGCGCAAGATACGCCCCGCGGTGCCGACCTACAAGCAGCAGGACGCCGCCGGCGACCGCTGGAAGGTGATCCAGATCGTCGAGGATCTGAAGGCCGAGGCGAAGGAAGCCGGCATCTGGAACCTGTTCATGCCGCCGCGCAGCGGCGCGCACCATCATGTCGACGAGACGTTCGAGTTCGAGGGCCCCGGCCTTTCCAACCTCGAATATGCGCTGTGCGCCGAGGAAATGGGCCGCGTCGGTTTTGCGAGCGAGGTGTTCAACTGCTCGGCGCCCGACACCGGCAATATGGAAGTGTTCCACCGTTACGGTACGCGCGCGCAGAAGGAAAAATATCTCGGCCGGCTGATGAACGGCCAGATTCGCTCGGCCTTTCTGATGACCGAACCGCGCGTCGCCTCGTCCGACGCGACGAACATCGAAACACGCATCGAGCGCGACGGCGACGACTATGTCATCAACGGCACCAAATGGTGGTCGTCGGGTGCCGGCGATCCGCGCTGCGAAGTCGCGATCGTGATGGGCAAGACCGATTTCGCCGCCAAGCGTCACGCGCAGCAGTCGATGGTGCTGATGCCGCTGAACGCGCCGGGCGTGAACATCCTGCGCCACCTGCCCGTCTTCGGTTATGACGACGCGCCGCACGGCCATATGGAAATCGAACTGAAGGACGTCCGCGTCAACGCCGAGGAAGCGATGCTGCTCGGCGAAGGCCGCGGCTTCGAGATCGCGCAGGGCCGCCTCGGGCCGGGCCGCATCCACCATTGCATGCGCACCATCGGCGTCGCGGAAGAAGCGATCGCCAAGATGGCGAAGCGTCTGCAATCGCGCGTCGCCTTCGGTCGCAAGGTCGCCGAATACAGCATCTGGGAACATCGCCTCGCCCGCGCGCGCATCGATATCGAGATGACGCGCCTGCTCTGCCTGAAGGCGGCGGACATGATGGACAAGGTCGGCAACAAGTCGGCGGCCGCCGAGATCGCGATGATCAAGGTGCAGGCGCCGAACATGGCGCTGAAGATCATCGACGACGCGATCCAGGCGCATGGCGGCGCCGGCGTCTCCGAGGACTTCGGCCTCGCGCAGGCCTATGCGCACCAGCGCACCTTGCGGCTTGCCGACGGACCCGACGAGGTGCACGAACGCGCGATCGCCCGCATCGAATTCGCCAAGCACAGCGACGCAAGCGAGCCGGGCTTCTCGTCGGGCGACATCGGCGCGACGCGTTAA